A part of Capsicum annuum cultivar UCD-10X-F1 chromosome 6, UCD10Xv1.1, whole genome shotgun sequence genomic DNA contains:
- the LOC107875482 gene encoding cell division control protein 6 homolog B, giving the protein MPTISVAVRRSPRVSGDSKVAADQIAVNSEIISIPQKRRFRSSSTAEDSLFISSSTPSPMKSSPCKWKSPRRCVNDSPKSPSNANRGDKAVNMSKSPVKRRLSESFIEKPVWNPRDMEQLNAVKEALHVSRAPSNLLCREVENNRILEFCKQAVEQEKAGSLYICGCPGTGKSLSMEKVNKVMVNWAEESGFQAPDTLSLNCSSLSNTSDIFGKILDKVQPRRKLNSCTSPLQYLQKMFSEKQKSAVTKMLLIVADELDYLITKDRAVLHELFMLTTLPFSRFILIGIANAIDLADKFLPKLQALNCKPSVVTFRAYSKGQIISILQQRLKAFPYTVFQPQALELCARKVASASGDMRKALWICRSAIEMLESEIRDTINSLDLPSLHGGVSDQQRDGACDESLIHESNVVRVDHVAIALSKAYRSPVVDTIQSLPQHQQIILCSAVKLFRGKKKDATIGELNISYLAVCKSTVIPPVGIMELSSMCRVLGDQGILKVGKAREEKLCRVTLKIDEADVTFALQGIRFFRNCLQQS; this is encoded by the exons ATGCCGACTATCTCCGTAGCCGTCCGTCGTTCGCCACGTGTCTCCGGTGACAGCAAAGTCGCCGCCGATCAAATCGCCGTTAACAGTGAAATCATCTCCATTCCTCAAAAACGGAGATTCAGATCCAGTTCAACTGCCGAGGACAGTTTATTCATTTCAAGTTCAACTCCGTCGCCGATGAAAAGCTCTCCGTGCAAATGGAAATCGCCGCGCCGATGTGTTAATGATAGTCCTAAGAGTCCTTCAAAT GCGAATCGCGGAGATAAAGCAGTAAATATGAGCAAATCACCAGTGAAAAGGAGATTATCTGAAAGTTTTATAGAGAAACCTGTGTGGAATCCTAGAG ATATGGAGCAGTTAAATGCAGTGAAAGAGGCATTGCATGTGTCTAGGGCTCCATCAAATCTTTTGTGTCGAGAAGTTGAGAACAATAGAATTCTGGAGTTCTGTAAGCAAGCTGTGGAACAAGAGAAGGCCGGAAGTTTGTATATCTGTGGCTGTCCAGGGACGGGAAAGTCTCTGTCAATGGAGAAGGTTAACAAGGTCATGGTTAATTGGGCAGAAGAG TCTGGTTTTCAGGCTCCAGACACTTTGTCCCTCAACTGCAGTTCTTTGTCAAACACATCTGACATTTTTGGCAAG ATACTTGATAAAGTTCAACCACGGAGAAAGCTAAATAGTTGCACATCACCATTGCAGTATCTTCAGAAAATGTTTTCTGAGAAGCAAAAGTCAGCAGTGACGAAGATGCT GTTAATAGTTGCTGATGAGTTGGATTATTTGATCACAAAAGACAGAGCTGTGCTTCATGAGTTGTTCATGCTAACAACACTTCCTTTCTCCAGATTTATTCTGATAG GAATTGCTAATGCAATAGACCTAGCAGATAAATTTCTTCCGAAGCTGCAAGCATTGAACT GCAAGCCATCAGTTGTAACATTTCGTGCCTACTCTAAGGGCCAGATTATCTCCATTCTTCAGCAAAGATTAAAG GCATTTCCTTACACCGTCTTCCAGCCTCAAGCGTTGGAACTGTGTGCAAGG AAAGTTGCTTCGGCGTCCGGAGATATGAGGAAGGCTTTATGGATATGCAG GAGTGCAATTGAGATGTTAGAATCTGAAATAAGAGACACTATCAACAGTCTTGATTTACCATCATTACACGGTGGAGTTTCTGATCAACAGAGGGACGGTGCTTGTGATGAATCACTTATACACGAAAGCAATGTT GTTAGGGTTGATCACGTGGCTATTGCTTTGTCCAAGGCATATAGATCGCCAGTGGTGGATACCATACAATCACTTCCACAACATCAACAG ATTATACTTTGCTCTGCTGTCAAGCTATTCAGGGGGAAGAAGAAGGATGCCACTATAGGCGAG CTGAACATCTCGTACCTTGCTGTCTGTAAATCTACCGTAATACCGCCGGTTGGAATCATGGAGCTATCAAGCATGTGTAGAGTGCTAGGAGACCAG GGGATTTTAAAAGTGGGGAAGGCTCGTGAAGAAAAATTATGTAGAGTAACTCTAAAGATTGATGAAGCAGATGTCACCTTTGCATTGCAG GGAATACGCTTCTTTCGAAATTGTCTTCAACAATCGTGA